The following coding sequences are from one Comamonas koreensis window:
- a CDS encoding helicase HerA-like C-terminal domain-containing protein: MAEPLLVAKNGTTECFLLPGLANRHGLITGATGTGKTVTLQTLAEGFSGIGVPVFMADIKGDLTGISQVGQIGGKLAATLQDRGIDLPTPKACPTTLWDVFGEQGHPVRATISDMGPLLLGRMLDLNDTQMGVLNLVFKIADDNGMLLLDLKDLRAMLSYVGENAKQFTTDYGNISSASVGAIQRGLLQVEQQGGSNFFGEPMLNIDDMMQTVGTQGVINILAADKLMNSPRLYSTFLLWMLSDLYEKLPEIGDPDKPKLVFFFDEAHLLFNDAPKVLQERIELVVRLVRSKGVGVYFVTQNPLDIPDSVLAQLGNRVQHALRAFTPRDQKAVKATATTMRANPGLNIEAAITELAVGEALVSFLDEKGRPSVTERVYVLPPGSQIGPISTEQRQALLKNSLVAGVYDAPVDRESAYEILKARAGQATAEQGGKAGAGTAGGAAAPEEGGLMGSINDILFGTTGPRGGKKDGIVQSMAKSTARSFGTKLGNQILRGVLGSIMGGKK, translated from the coding sequence ATGGCTGAACCCCTACTGGTTGCCAAAAATGGCACAACGGAGTGTTTTTTACTTCCCGGCCTCGCCAACCGCCACGGGCTGATCACCGGCGCGACCGGCACGGGCAAGACTGTAACCCTTCAGACATTGGCCGAGGGATTCTCGGGCATTGGCGTGCCGGTGTTCATGGCCGATATCAAGGGCGATTTGACCGGCATCAGCCAGGTAGGCCAGATTGGCGGCAAGCTCGCTGCCACCTTGCAAGACCGTGGTATTGACCTGCCCACGCCCAAGGCCTGCCCCACCACCTTGTGGGATGTGTTTGGCGAGCAAGGCCACCCGGTGCGCGCCACCATCTCGGACATGGGCCCGCTGCTGCTGGGCCGCATGCTGGACCTGAACGACACGCAGATGGGCGTGCTCAACCTGGTCTTCAAGATCGCCGATGACAACGGCATGCTGCTGCTGGACCTGAAGGACCTGCGCGCCATGCTCTCCTATGTGGGTGAGAACGCCAAGCAGTTCACCACCGACTACGGCAACATCAGCTCGGCCAGCGTGGGCGCCATCCAGCGCGGCCTGTTGCAGGTCGAGCAGCAAGGCGGCAGCAACTTCTTTGGCGAGCCCATGCTCAACATCGACGACATGATGCAAACGGTGGGCACGCAAGGGGTGATCAACATCCTGGCGGCCGACAAGCTGATGAATTCGCCGCGCCTGTATTCCACCTTTTTGCTGTGGATGCTGTCCGATCTGTACGAGAAACTGCCGGAAATTGGTGACCCCGACAAGCCCAAGCTGGTGTTTTTCTTTGACGAAGCCCACCTCTTGTTCAATGACGCACCCAAGGTGCTGCAAGAGCGCATTGAGCTGGTCGTGCGCCTGGTGCGCTCCAAGGGCGTGGGCGTGTATTTCGTCACGCAAAACCCGCTGGATATTCCCGACAGCGTGCTCGCCCAGCTGGGCAACCGCGTGCAGCATGCGCTGCGCGCCTTCACGCCGCGCGACCAGAAGGCCGTCAAGGCCACCGCCACCACCATGCGCGCCAACCCGGGCTTGAACATTGAAGCGGCCATCACCGAGCTGGCAGTGGGCGAGGCGCTTGTGAGCTTTCTCGACGAAAAAGGCCGCCCCAGCGTGACCGAGCGCGTCTATGTGCTGCCGCCTGGCAGCCAGATCGGCCCCATCAGCACCGAGCAGCGCCAGGCCTTGCTGAAAAATTCGCTGGTCGCTGGCGTCTATGACGCGCCGGTGGACCGTGAGTCGGCCTACGAGATCCTGAAGGCACGAGCCGGACAGGCCACGGCAGAGCAAGGCGGCAAGGCCGGTGCAGGCACAGCAGGTGGTGCCGCAGCCCCAGAGGAAGGCGGCCTGATGGGCAGCATCAACGACATCCTGTTTGGCACCACCGGTCCGCGCGGCGGCAAGAAGGACGGCATCGTGCAGTCCATGGCCAAATCCACCGCCCGCTCCTTTGGCACCAAGCTGGGCAACCAGATTCTGCGCGGCGTGCTGGGCAGCATCATGGGTGGCAAAAAATAA
- a CDS encoding YebC/PmpR family DNA-binding transcriptional regulator, which translates to MAGHSKWANIQHRKGRQDEKRGKVWTRIIREIMVAARQGGADLSANPRLRLAIDKAKAANMPADNIKRNIDKATGNLEGVTYEEIRYEGYGIGGAAIIVDTMTDNRVRTVADVRHAFSKHGGNMGTEGSVSFQFRNLGQLVFAPGADEDKIMEVALDAGAEDVITDEEGAVEVLTPPSEFEAVRNALEAAGFKPEVAEVTMRPENTVDLDEEGAAKMQKLLDALEDLDDVQDVYHNAAL; encoded by the coding sequence GTGGCAGGACACAGCAAATGGGCCAATATTCAACACCGCAAGGGTCGTCAGGACGAAAAACGCGGCAAGGTATGGACCCGTATCATTCGTGAAATTATGGTCGCTGCGCGGCAGGGCGGTGCGGATTTGAGCGCCAACCCGCGCCTGCGTCTGGCGATCGACAAGGCCAAGGCGGCCAACATGCCGGCCGACAACATCAAGCGCAACATCGACAAGGCCACCGGCAACCTCGAAGGGGTGACGTACGAGGAAATCCGCTACGAAGGCTATGGCATTGGTGGCGCGGCCATCATTGTTGACACCATGACGGACAACCGCGTGCGCACGGTGGCCGATGTGCGCCATGCGTTCAGCAAGCACGGCGGCAACATGGGCACCGAAGGCTCGGTGTCCTTCCAGTTCCGCAACCTGGGGCAGCTGGTGTTCGCCCCCGGTGCCGACGAGGACAAGATCATGGAAGTGGCGCTCGATGCGGGCGCCGAGGATGTGATCACCGACGAGGAGGGCGCCGTCGAAGTGCTGACGCCCCCGTCAGAATTCGAAGCGGTGCGCAATGCGCTGGAGGCAGCGGGCTTCAAGCCCGAAGTGGCCGAGGTGACGATGCGCCCCGAAAATACCGTAGATCTGGATGAGGAAGGTGCGGCCAAGATGCAAAAATTGCTGGACGCATTGGAAGATCTGGATGATGTTCAAGATGTTTACCATAACGCGGCGCTATGA
- the purD gene encoding phosphoribosylamine--glycine ligase: MKVLVIGGGGREHAMAWKLAQSPKVSKVYVAPGNAGTARDKRLENLPITDVVQLREWAQDNGVQLSVVGPEAPLAAGVVDEFRAHGMKIFGPTKAAAQLESSKAFSKDFMARHGIPTAQYETFSDPVAAHAYIDKLGAPIVVKADGLAAGKGVVVATTAQEAHDAVDFMLVDNKYGVAHNDGGARVVIEEFLDGEEASFIVLCDGKSVAAMATSQDHKRLKDGDQGPNTGGMGAYSPAPVVTADVHARAMREIILPTIRGMEKDGIPYTGFLYAGLMIDKAGHPKTLEFNCRMGDPETQPIMMRLKSDLVDVMQAATDGKLDQIELQWDRRTALGVVMAAHGYPDAPRKGDVITGLPEDEEEVMVFHAGTTVQDGKPVTSGGRVLCVTALADNVKQAQQRVYAAAAQVHFDGAQYRHDIGYRAVK, encoded by the coding sequence ATGAAGGTACTTGTGATTGGTGGCGGCGGCCGTGAACACGCAATGGCCTGGAAGTTGGCGCAATCGCCCAAGGTCTCCAAGGTCTATGTAGCCCCGGGTAACGCAGGCACCGCACGCGACAAGCGTCTAGAAAACCTGCCGATCACCGATGTGGTCCAACTGCGCGAATGGGCGCAGGACAACGGTGTGCAGCTGTCCGTGGTGGGCCCCGAGGCGCCTTTGGCCGCCGGCGTGGTCGACGAGTTCCGCGCGCACGGCATGAAGATCTTTGGCCCGACCAAGGCCGCTGCACAGCTGGAGAGCTCCAAGGCTTTTTCCAAGGATTTCATGGCGCGCCATGGCATCCCGACGGCGCAGTACGAGACCTTCAGCGATCCGGTGGCGGCCCATGCCTACATCGACAAGCTGGGCGCGCCCATCGTCGTCAAGGCCGACGGCCTGGCCGCCGGCAAGGGTGTGGTGGTGGCTACCACGGCCCAGGAAGCGCACGATGCCGTGGACTTCATGCTGGTGGACAACAAGTACGGCGTTGCCCATAACGACGGCGGCGCCCGTGTGGTGATCGAGGAGTTCCTCGACGGCGAAGAGGCCAGCTTCATCGTGCTGTGCGACGGCAAGAGCGTGGCGGCCATGGCGACCAGCCAGGACCACAAGCGCCTCAAAGACGGTGACCAGGGCCCCAATACCGGCGGCATGGGTGCCTACTCGCCCGCCCCGGTGGTGACGGCCGATGTGCATGCCCGCGCGATGCGCGAGATCATTCTGCCCACCATCCGTGGCATGGAAAAAGACGGCATTCCCTACACCGGCTTCTTGTACGCGGGCCTGATGATCGACAAGGCGGGGCACCCCAAGACCTTGGAGTTCAACTGCCGCATGGGTGACCCTGAGACCCAGCCGATCATGATGCGCCTCAAGAGCGATCTGGTCGATGTGATGCAGGCTGCGACCGATGGCAAGCTCGACCAGATCGAGCTGCAGTGGGACCGCCGCACGGCCCTGGGTGTGGTGATGGCCGCCCATGGCTACCCGGACGCTCCCCGCAAGGGCGATGTGATCACCGGCCTGCCCGAGGATGAAGAAGAGGTGATGGTCTTTCACGCCGGCACCACGGTGCAGGATGGCAAGCCCGTCACCAGCGGTGGCCGCGTGCTGTGCGTGACCGCCTTGGCCGACAACGTCAAGCAGGCGCAGCAGCGCGTGTATGCCGCTGCCGCCCAGGTGCATTTCGATGGCGCGCAATACCGCCATGACATCGGCTACCGCGCGGTCAAGTGA
- the hemF gene encoding oxygen-dependent coproporphyrinogen oxidase, whose product MNAGTQALAVAAYLQSLQASITEAVEALEQEAGSAVRFLADAWQKAPGEKLQGQGLTKILEGGTVFERAGVGFSQVRGPQLPPSATQHRPELAGAPFTAMGVSLVFHPRNPYVPTVHMNVRMIAAGHPGQPATCWFGGGMDLTPFYPFAQDAQHFHQVCHDAVAPFGAELYPRFKQWCDSYFFLKHRNEARGIGGIFFDDFSELGFEGGFAMLQSVGDAFLKAYVPIVQRRKDEVYGEREREFQLYRRGRYVEFNLVWDRGTHFGLQSGGRTESILLSMPPLASWSYQRQDPEGSPEARLLADFLQPRDWL is encoded by the coding sequence GTGAACGCTGGAACCCAGGCCCTGGCGGTGGCCGCCTATCTCCAGTCGCTGCAGGCCTCGATCACCGAGGCCGTTGAGGCGCTGGAGCAGGAGGCGGGCAGCGCCGTGCGCTTTCTGGCCGACGCCTGGCAAAAGGCACCTGGCGAAAAGCTGCAAGGCCAGGGTCTGACCAAGATCCTCGAAGGCGGCACGGTGTTTGAGCGCGCAGGCGTGGGTTTCTCGCAAGTGCGGGGCCCGCAGCTGCCGCCTTCGGCCACCCAGCACCGGCCGGAACTGGCAGGTGCCCCTTTCACGGCCATGGGCGTGTCCCTGGTCTTCCATCCGCGCAACCCCTATGTGCCCACGGTGCACATGAATGTGCGCATGATTGCCGCAGGCCACCCCGGCCAGCCGGCCACCTGCTGGTTTGGTGGCGGCATGGATCTGACGCCGTTCTACCCGTTTGCGCAGGATGCGCAGCATTTCCACCAGGTCTGCCACGATGCGGTAGCGCCCTTCGGTGCCGAGCTGTACCCGCGCTTCAAGCAGTGGTGTGACAGCTATTTTTTCCTCAAGCACCGCAACGAAGCGCGCGGCATCGGCGGCATCTTCTTTGATGACTTCTCCGAGCTGGGCTTTGAGGGCGGCTTTGCAATGCTGCAGTCGGTGGGCGATGCCTTTTTGAAGGCCTATGTGCCCATCGTGCAGCGCCGCAAGGACGAGGTCTATGGCGAGCGCGAGCGCGAGTTCCAGCTCTACCGGCGCGGGCGCTATGTGGAGTTCAACCTGGTCTGGGACCGGGGCACCCACTTTGGCCTGCAGTCGGGCGGGCGCACGGAATCGATCCTGCTGTCGATGCCGCCCCTGGCGAGCTGGAGCTACCAGCGCCAGGACCCAGAGGGCTCGCCCGAAGCGCGTTTGCTTGCGGACTTTTTGCAGCCGCGTGATTGGCTGTAA
- the rsfS gene encoding ribosome silencing factor → MTTAKKSESTAKKSVQLLQRAIVDGLEDVKAQDIQVFNTEHLSPLFERVIVAAGTSNRQTKALAASVKDAVKEAGFPKPRTEGEDNGEWIIVDCGPVVAHIMQPMIRQYYRLEEMWGDTPVRVKLGAAKPKTAKPAKAKPEAVADTAADSKKKPAARKPAAAASAADAPVKKTAAKKPAVKKISGTVAKKPAAKKTSAAATVKTVVINKPKASKPAAKSAVAKPAANKPAAKRATSKAK, encoded by the coding sequence ATGACCACCGCCAAAAAATCCGAATCCACTGCCAAGAAATCTGTGCAATTGCTGCAGCGTGCCATCGTTGATGGGCTGGAAGATGTGAAAGCACAAGATATCCAGGTTTTCAATACCGAGCACCTCTCGCCGCTGTTTGAGCGCGTGATCGTCGCTGCCGGTACCTCGAACCGCCAGACCAAGGCCTTGGCTGCCAGCGTCAAGGACGCCGTCAAGGAAGCGGGCTTTCCCAAGCCACGCACCGAAGGCGAAGACAACGGCGAATGGATCATTGTCGACTGCGGCCCGGTTGTGGCCCACATCATGCAGCCGATGATCCGCCAGTACTACCGCCTCGAAGAGATGTGGGGCGACACGCCCGTGCGCGTCAAGCTGGGCGCTGCCAAGCCCAAGACCGCCAAGCCGGCCAAGGCCAAACCAGAAGCCGTTGCCGACACCGCTGCTGACAGCAAGAAGAAGCCCGCTGCACGCAAGCCTGCCGCTGCTGCCAGCGCTGCCGATGCACCAGTGAAGAAGACCGCTGCGAAGAAGCCAGCGGTCAAGAAGATCTCGGGCACCGTGGCCAAAAAGCCTGCGGCCAAGAAGACCAGCGCTGCTGCCACCGTCAAGACCGTCGTGATCAACAAGCCCAAGGCCAGCAAGCCCGCAGCCAAGTCGGCCGTCGCCAAGCCTGCAGCCAACAAGCCAGCGGCCAAGCGCGCGACCAGCAAGGCCAAGTAA
- the rlmH gene encoding 23S rRNA (pseudouridine(1915)-N(3))-methyltransferase RlmH — protein sequence MKIFIVAVGQHVPDWAQTAYDDYAKRFPPELKVELKAVKTEPRGSKTVETLYAAERKRIEAAIPRGTRIVVLDERGTNLTTKALAQRVKGWQLEGDDVALIIGGPDGLDPEFKAAAHERIRLSDMTLPHAMVRVLLIEQLYRAWSVNAGHPYHRE from the coding sequence ATGAAGATTTTCATTGTTGCGGTGGGCCAGCATGTACCCGATTGGGCGCAGACCGCTTATGACGACTATGCCAAGCGCTTCCCGCCCGAGCTGAAGGTGGAGCTCAAGGCGGTCAAGACCGAGCCGCGCGGCTCCAAGACGGTGGAGACCCTGTACGCCGCCGAGCGCAAGCGCATCGAGGCGGCGATCCCGCGCGGCACACGCATTGTGGTGCTCGATGAGCGCGGCACCAACCTGACCACCAAGGCGCTGGCCCAGCGGGTCAAGGGCTGGCAGCTCGAGGGTGACGATGTGGCGCTGATCATTGGTGGCCCCGATGGGCTGGACCCCGAGTTCAAGGCTGCTGCGCATGAGCGCATTCGCCTCTCGGACATGACCTTGCCCCATGCGATGGTGCGGGTGCTGCTGATCGAGCAGCTCTACCGCGCCTGGTCGGTCAATGCCGGCCACCCCTACCACCGCGAGTAG